CGTAAAATAACATGACATGTAAGTTAGATGCACATCATACAAACAAATTAATATgacatttaaacaaataaatatataacaatCCATTATCCATCAAAATTCGAATCATACACCACTAATCCTTtctccattaaaaaaaattactatctCCAAATTTTATAATTGCATGATCCAACAAACATTCAGTTCAATAACATGGAAGTTCACCACAGAAAATATGTGAATCACCAcactatatattaaaattttaaatttaaaatatttttttttctttcaccttcaaaaattatacatttaaaaaaggGTCGAAAAAATTGGATCACCCTATATTTCAACTTTAATTAGAACTTCTCTTTATCTTAAATATCTAAGTACATTGaacttttctttctttatatattACAAGTTCACAAAAATTAGAGGTAATCTCCAAAATTTGGGTCTTGTGGggaagaaaaaggaagaagagaGGCACACAAATAACACAATTGCTTCTCTTTCTTCCACTTACATACATTCCCCACAAAAAAGTTcccaaacacacacacacactgaaaatcaaatttttttcaagaaataaatcttgaaaatctgTTGAGAAAAGGGTGGATTGATCAATTTCTGAGTTTTTTCTTGTAGTTTCAACAAAAGGGTACCTTAAAAATCGAATCTTTTTgccatttttgataaaatcaagaatcaaaaaaaaatgttgtctGGACAATTAGAAAAGAAGGGTTTTTTCATAGCTACACTTATAACATTTTGGTATTCCTCAAATATTGGAGTTCTtcttttaaacaaattattgCTGTCAAATTATGGATTTAGATTCCCAATTTTTCTTACAATGTGTCATATGACAGCTTGTGCTGTTCTTAGCTATGTTTCTATTGTTTTCTTAAAGATTGCACCTTTTCAGAGGATTAAATCAAGGTCTCAATTTTTAAGAATTTCTACCCTTAGTGTTGTCTTTTGTGGTTCTGTTGTTGGTGGAAACATTTCTTTAAGGTACTTGCCTGTGTCGTTTAATCAGGCTGTGGGTGCAACAACACCCTTTTTTACTGCATTGTTTGCTTATTTGATGACAAGGAAGCAAGAAGCTTGGGCTACTTATGGTTGCCTTGTTCCTGTTGTTACTGGGGTTGTTATCGCAAGTGGGGTATGTTTGCAAACTTTCTAActtgttctttttcttaaatgaaTAGTTAAttgcttgtttttttttggtttccgTGTATTCGTATTCATTTTGGAGCTCGACTAATTTGGATTCAATTTTACTTTGGGATAAAACGCTCTAGAGTTTGAAATTGAGACCTTTggttaaaaataaagaagtactTATAGCTCCACTACAACCTTTGTGGTGAAtagttaattgttttttttggtTTCCGTGTTCTCGACCCATTCTCTAGGGAATAAACGTTCGTAAGGCTTGAACACAAGATCTTTGGTTAAAGATGGAGGAATACTTTTTAGGCTACCTTTGGTGGTGAATAGTTAATtgcttgttttctttttttttttttggttttgtctTGTCCCATTTTGGGGTTCGACCAATCTAGATTTAGGAGGTTCCACTTTGAGGATAAAACATGCCTAGGGGTTGAACCCGAGCTCGTTGGTTAAAGATGGAGGAATACTTACAACTTCACCAAGACCTTTGGTAATGAAAAGTAAATtgcttttattttgttttcgtATTTTGTACTCATTATGGGCTCGACTCTAGATTTAGGAGGTCCCACTTTGGGGATAAAACATACATAGGGCTCGAATCAAAGACCTTTGGTTAAAAATGATGCAGTACTTGCAACTCACCATGACTTTTGGTGGTGAACATTTAATTGcttgtctttttttttgggtttccGTGTTTTATACCCTATTTTGGCGCTTGACTATTTTGGATTCAGGAGGTCACTTTGGAGGCAATATGCACCTAGGATTCGAACCTGAGACTTATGGTTAAAGATGGAGGAGCACTTATAGCTCCACCGTGGCCTTTATTGTTGAATATTTAATTGCTTGTTACTTGGTATTATATTTAGTTGATCAGGTTGTAGTATGTTTCGTGTAGAAAAATTGGAtctttttctcttaaaattTCTATCCTTTTTTGGGCTGTTTAATTTCATTCCTATTAAAGTTgatgtatgatttttttaacaatGGCAGTAGTTCTTTTAGAAGTCTAGATTAACTGATTGAGATCAGATATGAGAATTTTTATGGATGCTCATATCGATACATTATAACGCCTCGACAATTTGTTGTCAGGCAGATctagaatttaaatttaatgtgtTCAACACATCATAAGTTTTTATCAAGCCCATTATTCATTCAACTTCGAATCTTTCTAGTAATCTTCCACCTGTATATTGATGCCCCTGTCAAAAATACTTTCCTTTGTGAACAATTCTTACCATTTCTGTGTTTTGCAGTAGTTTGCTTTTCTTTTCGATGGAAATTATGTTACTTTCACattctatttcaattttcataaaGAGCACTGgcttttttaaaatgatagtGTCTTCCTTGACGACGTTTCCATTGGAGATATTCATTAAAGTGAAGTTTGCTCGGTAGAATGTGTTTTTTTCTTATGATAATCATGATGTCCGAGACCCTTCGGAGTGGCCTAGTGGTTTAGGCTTGGACTttcatgttggaggtctcaagttcgaaatcCCTTGCTAGCGGAAGCAAGGGATTTGTCTTATGAGTCGAGAGTTCATCGCACCAGATTTGCCTAGTGatggttacctctcctatgtggtttgcgagctattgcataggaagGGGCTTTACCatgtgcgcacccaaagggtagcggctACGGATTTCCCTTGTCAtccaaaaaaaagtaaacaatCGTGATGTCCGAGCTAGCTTTAGGGTAACTCTGTCTAGCAAAACTTGAAAATATAGGGATAGATCACCTTGTATCTTTGCCTCTCAAGTCTCAATTGAGTGTGTTTTGATGACATATATACAGAATCAAACACTAGATGATAAATATACTTCAAGCAATTCAGAGATTCTCAATGTCTCATGGTattaatttaagattttattcaGTAAGAAATTGATAGTTAAATTACTTACCTTTGTCTTTTGTTGTGTTATATTTGAAGTTTATTAAGCCATGACAAGTATCCATCTATTGGTTGTTGAAATaggttttgttttcttgttgaaaattttgtaGTAACTTTTATTAAGTATTAATCTACCTCCTAAGGTAGCGGTAAGGTTTGCACACACGCTACCCTCCCCAAATTCCACGTGTGGGATTATCCCgggtatgttgttattgttgtttattgACTATTAAGTTTCTTGATTTGATGATAGGGTGAGCCAAGCTTCCACCTTTATGGATTTATCATGTGTATTGGTGCAACTGCTGCTAGAGCCTTCAAGTCTGTTCTTCAAGGAGTTCTTCTTTCTTCTGAAGGGTAAGTACTTTGCGTCTTCTAGCCATCTGTGTGAACGCAAAATACTTTTACCATCACATCATCTAAAAGATAACTAACTACAGGTTACGAGTTTCTGATCTTCTAGGTTCCTCGTTTGATTTACATCTGATAGAGATTGGGGTTCCTTTCAAATTCATGACCCTTCATTCGATTTATTTGTCGTTCGTTTGTTTTGCTGTTACATTTTAACTAGTAGTTTTCTCCTTAACTTGATGTTATCTTTCAGGGAGAAGCTGAACTCCATGAATCTCCTGCTCTACATGTCACCAATTGCTGTCGTAGTGTTATTGCCTGCTGCACTCGTTATGGAGCCCAATGTTATCGATGTCACTGCAACACTCGCGACTGAACACAGATACCTTGGCCTGCTTATTGTGGTTAATTCCGCAATGGCCTATGGTGCCAATTTATTGAACTTTTTGGTGACTAAGCATACCAGTGCATTGACACTCCAGGTTTGCTCCTCTCCTACCCCTCTTTTTTCCCCTTTAAGTGTAGTGTTATGTGGCAAAAGAAAGATGAAAGCAGAATGATAACCGATGGATGTGGTGGAGTGGTTGGAAATATATTATCCTTAATCAAAAGTCTCGAGTTCAAGTCTGAACCTAGGAATAAAGAACCTTATCGTAGATAGCATTGGCCACTATAGACCACTCCTGGATTAGCATATGTTTTTGTTCTCTTAACTCGACATATTTCTTTAGACTTAAACACGAATGATCACGCCTAGTCTCTGGCcaagaaagattatttttttaaatacattgTTTGAACACGACTTCCAAATACCCTTTAAACTTCAACCAAATACTATATTGCTCCgactcttcaaaaatgcaaCCAAGTGTGTATCAAATCCTCCAAAAGTAATGCATCTTTAGAAGATCTGTCAAGATGCAACAACATTCTTTGGTGAGTCTGTGAAACATCAACCAAATACTGTCTAAACACCTACTATTGCCCTTTAgggtggcccagtggtttgggcttgggactttcatgttggaggtctcaagttcaaaaGCAAGGGTTTGTCTTCTGGGTCGAGCTCCTCGCACCAGATTTGTCTAGTGCAGGTTACATCTATATGTGGTTTGCGAGTTATTGCATAAGAGCGGGGATTTTATCGTGTATGCACCCAAGTATAGCGGTTTCGAGTTTCCCTTGTCATCCCCcctgccaaaaaaaaaaaacacctactatatttttcaagaatggTTACTAAATTCTCATAGTAGCTGCAAATGTAACATATTTTTCACTTGTTTGAAATAACTTAACTCTCTATGGACTGGTGCAGGTCCTAGGCAATGCAAAAGGTGCAGTTGCTGTTGTTATCTCCATACTTATTTTCCAAAATCCAGTAACATTCATCGGAATCGCGGGCTACACAATGACTGTGATGGGAGTTGTTGCTTATGGAGAATCCAAAAGAAGGCACAAATAAGTTTTGACATCAATCGAAACcccttttttcttgttttcataAAGTACCAGACACTTGTGTTTCTTCAAAAGGTGTTAGCTGTGTTGTGGTAGAGTTAGGAAGAAATAGATTCCATTGCAATTCTGTAGCCCATAGACAGATGAAATGGTTAAAAGGGGTTGATTTCTTTTACCATTCTTCTGTTGTGTTCTTTCTATTAAGAGGGGATCTTTACATttgtaactattttttttgtgtgttgttACAATAAAGTCAAATAATGTCTTCTTCCTTCAAATGGTCCTTATATTATATGTTTacatttaaaatctatttttttatatatatacacatagtTCGAGACAAAAGCAATGAGTTCGAAGCATGTGGTATGACCAACTCTTTCATATTCCCTTAATAATCTCCATATCCACACTAGGAAAAAGGGAACCAAATATGTCTGCTTTATAAGTACTTTAAACATATATAGAATGTTTTTTTTAGAAACTCTAAAGAGATACGATTCTGAActattatatattcaaaattcatcaaaataactTCATAAATTTTCCCTGACTTTATTCGTTCGACTACTTTTAGCAAAATTTCAGAATAATATTTCTCCAAGATTATTTTTACACCTTAAACTCGTAACATTCAATATACTGATAGACTCTTATTGCTGCGCTAAGGCTCTCCCCTTTAAAAGTTGACCAACAACCTTCTTTTAGTTGTCAATACAGTCTATAATGCTTCAAAAAAGTGTTCTTTTTTCTTGTCATCCAAAACTATGTACAATGACCTTTTTGGTTCGACTCTTCTCTAAATCTCGCGCATAGCAAAAACTTTAGTGGATCATATTGTACTTTTTatcggaaaaaaaaaagagaacactttcaatttttttacttaGAAAATTGTTTGCATTATTTGATATTGTTTAGCTAGTCACTAGAGTTTGTTAATTCAAACTATTAATATTCGAGTTAACAGAATTTGCAAGTGACTTGAGTAAAACTTCAGTGTCATTTTGTCTACAATTTTAccttcttaatatttttttataactcgAGAACTAATTTCACAAGGTATCTGCTAGCTCCCACCAGGGATAATAGGCTAATCAAGCCctcaaaaagaagaagattaaCAAAGACAGCTTTTTTCCTACAATTACTTCAATATATATAAGCAagtcaatttcaaaattctGTGTTCATACCAATTACAAACAACTGAACTGTTGAAttaggataaaaaaaaaaacttaaaatgtcTAAATGTCCTAAGATGATTTAGTAGCCTAAATGTCTTCTTCATAAGCGGTTCCTTCATCAAAAATCTTGGATAGAAGCAAGTATTGATTTAtgcaaattatttatttgaaggaAGCTCGCGATTTTGTCCTCTTAACTTCTGAAGTTCCGGGAAATGCAGAAACACAAAAGGGGCTGAAATAACTACACTTTAATAGTGAAAGTATCTTCGTTTGTCATTACTACGAAAACTTATCTCATTCTACTCATGTCAAATGTTTCAAGTAAACAACTTGGAATCAGAAACCTAACCAATTGATGACGATCCTTCGTGAGATTACACAAAAGCTCCATACCTCGTCTGAGCTATGCATGCTTAAAGATCTTCATGCTGAGCCAGTGGAAATATATAGCAACAACAAGGATGGGAAGCGTTAATGGAACCAGAAAGCAATAGTATCTGAAACAGAAATACAAAATAACTCAAACACAGGCTAAAAGCGCTATTTATACCAACACAAACGTGATAATTTGGGATAAGGGGAAGAAGAATATTCGTAAACTATTGAACATGAGATAGTCCAGCTACAAAACCCATCAAGCATTTAGTAAGATTTTGATTATAGCACGGTGATTATATTAGACTAACAACCATCACAAAATCAGAAAGATATCTCATAGAATCCTCCTTTCCAAATAACAATTCCACTCATGCCATAACCGCTTTTTATTGACGAAGTCGAATTCAGTTAATGAAGACTCTTGTATAACTAAAGTATTAAGATAACATAATCGAATCAACTTTTACCAAATCATCATACCAGTACGTAATATTATGCTGCAAGCTGGCTAATGCATTAACAATGAATGTAAGCATCCAGAATTGAGAAGTACTGGTCTGGTACTACCAAATCAATGCTTCGGCTCAATGTGAGTGATGAATAAGTAAGAAAATGGAAGTGTTTCTATTCAAAATTGATCTTTCAGTTAACTGGTTGGAAGAGACCCATGTAGTTGTAAACCTCTTAAGcatattaacttttttattgaAACCACAAGCAGTTAGATGTTCGAGTTGTAACTTACTGAAGAGCTATAGGTCGTATGGAAAGCATAATACATTTCGACCAGCAGCATCGGCTTCTAAGTAATCTTCTTTCTATATCCATGATGATTAAAAGCAGAATCCCAAAAAGTACCTTTCCAATGAACTAGAtaaaatctctttatttttcaaaaagggGAGACGAGATAATTATTAAACAGACAGAAGTGTCACAAATATGAATGCAAGTTTCATGGAGACGAGATCCtagtaaaataagtttaaatggGAGTGGGATCAACATCCCTGCAGTTAGAGCATAAATGATCCCAAACCGGTAAGTTATGATCTATACAATTTGTGAACAACTATTACCAACAGGCCAATCATACAATTTGTCAAGAGTAACAAACACAGTGGACAGCAAAAGAACATTCATAAATAGTAAGTGAACAAACCCATTTATTATCCCAAAACACTATCTAAAATCTCGATACCTCAACTCAGTTTATGATCTACAAAACAATGTCACAGTGTCAAGTTCCTTACAAATCCCTAAATTTAGAGATAATTTTATCTAAACAATCAGTTTCTAAAGTGAAACAGCGACAAACAATCCGGATAAGGCTCAATAACAGTTTGCATTTCACTAAGCACTACATTATAATAATTCCCAATAGCTATCAATACAGCCAGGCATAAGCTAATTTGACTAAATAACAGAAACTGGATAAAATTGAACAAAGGGAAAGTCACCTGTCATTCTGAATGGCTGCAAGGATCGGATTGTCGAATGGCGGAAGCAACTTGGAGACAATAGCAACATAAACAAATACCAAAAAGGAAATGGACCCAAATGCAAGAAACGCCAACCCTTGAGCTTTTGAACCATACTTGTAAATAGAACACAGCGCCATTTGATACTTGAAAATTCACAGACTGGAAAAAGAAAGCACAATAATACATCAAACAATTGCAGAAAAAGAGACTGCTGATTTTGGGTAATTTCATAATCAAAAAAGCAACAAAAGATCCAATCTTTCATGAGATTTTCACTGATACAAGCAAATTGAGAAACAAAATCGAAAAGGGTTCAACACAAACCGTGAAAATTTAGTCACTATATTGCTGTCTCAGCATAACCCATATCAGAAAAAGCAGCAAAAATAGATTTTGCTAATTTGGGTGATTTCATAATCGACAAAGCAACAAAAAGATCCAATCTTTCATGGAAATTTTCACTGATACAAGCAAATTGAGCAAGAAAATCGAAAAGGGTTTAGCACAAACCGTGAAAAATTGGTCACCAAAACTGCTATCTGAGCATACCCATATCTATTTCCTTCTCTATTCTTTAAAAAACCTTCGAGTTTTCTGAATCAAACTCACCAAAAGAAACACTGAGAAGAACAAACTGAAGAAATCCAAATACGTTTAGAGAGCACTGTAATTAGGCGTAATTTCTTGTTGGTGTTTGTTCGTATTTGGAAACCAAACTCGCTTGGCTGCCTGCCATGGAAATTTCCTGAAAGGGTGTGCaatattgcaaaaaaaaaaaaaaacataatacttttattacatttttagcatataaaacatttttaaaaaaaaaataattacatgttTGAATATTGTAGTATTTTCTTAAAGTGAacgaataaaaatattaaaagaagataatatatagaaatgtaacttttgaatcttgtgagaAGAATCGAAATTAAAATTCACTTTGAAATTTCAAGCACTCagaaaggcataatacatatattaattataaatttgattttgaattttaactttaacctcCAACGTTTATAAACACAAACAAACACTTTaactattcaacttttaaataaataaatacatgagtcctacatgacacaatataCGTAGGACACCAcatagaataaaaaaatgacatgtagaaTGACacgtaggacatgtgtgtcaatttgttcaactttatataagttAAGTGTTTGCTTGTGCACGcccaaagttgaaggacataaatgtgattcaaagccaagttaaagggcatatttatgtattatgccgcTCTGAAATATAGGTTTGTTCAAAGCTGATTAGATTGTGATCCAACATGatacttgtatttattttttacgttatcatatatcaattaattatcaatattaCACAACGCGTAAAACATTAAAACACCTTTAACTTTGAGTCGAATTATAGTAACACACTGAACTTCTTTATAAATGTAGCCCATCAATAGCCACTTCAAGTTGGCACAACAAACTCACTACAATCGTTTAAAAGGAATAAAATCTAGTTAAAATCGTCTTTTATTATCTCGTAATATGGGCAATGAAAGAAGCCATCTCTCTGCCACTGCCACCACCATCCACCACTGATTTACTCAACTCCATAACCCTCTGTCTCATCTCATCTCCTTCTGCAGAATCCATCAATCTCTTAACACATTCTGCAACTGCAACTGAACTCACCAACTCATCTCTCTTTGCCCAATCCCTCAACTCTACTCCAATTTTCAACACTTCAGTTACCAAAACTGCATTTCTTGGTTGATCTGAATGCATTGGCCAAGCTAATATTGGTACTCCCATTGATATACTCTCCATACACGAATTCCACCCGCAATGGCTCATGAATCCACCCGTCGACTCGTGTCCCAATATCTCCAATTGTGGTGCCCAATCTCTCACTATAACCCCTCTTTTCCCCACTCTCTCTTCATACCCTTCTGGTAACTCAACTTCTCTACTTTCCCCTGTAAAAATGTCACCTTTATCAGCTTCCCTCAATACCCATATAAATCTCTGTTCACTTTTCTCCAACCCAATTGCTAATTCCTTAATTTGTTCATCAGAAAACGTAGTCGTCGTCCCGAAAGACACGAATATCACAGAATTTGGTTCTTGTTCATCAAGCCAATTCATACATTTATGcgaaattaa
The sequence above is a segment of the Solanum lycopersicum chromosome 10, SLM_r2.1 genome. Coding sequences within it:
- the LOC101248343 gene encoding UDP-URONIC ACID TRANSPORTER 1-like, giving the protein MLSGQLEKKGFFIATLITFWYSSNIGVLLLNKLLLSNYGFRFPIFLTMCHMTACAVLSYVSIVFLKIAPFQRIKSRSQFLRISTLSVVFCGSVVGGNISLRYLPVSFNQAVGATTPFFTALFAYLMTRKQEAWATYGCLVPVVTGVVIASGGEPSFHLYGFIMCIGATAARAFKSVLQGVLLSSEGEKLNSMNLLLYMSPIAVVVLLPAALVMEPNVIDVTATLATEHRYLGLLIVVNSAMAYGANLLNFLVTKHTSALTLQVLGNAKGAVAVVISILIFQNPVTFIGIAGYTMTVMGVVAYGESKRRHK
- the LOC101250557 gene encoding PIG-Y superfamily protein, coding for MALCSIYKYGSKAQGLAFLAFGSISFLVFVYVAIVSKLLPPFDNPILAAIQNDRYYCFLVPLTLPILVVAIYFHWLSMKIFKHA